In a genomic window of Prosthecobacter fusiformis:
- a CDS encoding hybrid sensor histidine kinase/response regulator: MNPSPQSSYHVLYVDDEDKALHYFRQMFEDEFVIHTANNAADGYRILEAYGSQIGVLLTDQRMPGESGVELMDRARKLHPNLVRILVTAFTDYQTAVRAVNEGRAYRYLHKPLDPEQLATVLRQGMEYYHTLQERENLLTQNAEHIRSTLMADRVAGMGIMAEGLNHHLRNALTVVRAFIDLAPMKLMEEIEGRPPRDPNFWVETQHQAQAQIERIQTLLNHLAHASHSRKLVREDTIDLSVLLEEMLGTYLAHFQERNIRVEFDISPDLPPLLVHGERFRQLWRLILIEEITHLQTGDRVLIRATREKDPTGQDQAVMVLSDNGAWGAQDRAANLFDPFFTRSRKPDDFGVNMMACYVTLHLHGGSIEAKRLEPQGLELTMRLPLDPTQSTQEADDFFLRATQHEQRWQKREELAA, encoded by the coding sequence ATGAATCCTTCCCCCCAATCCAGCTATCACGTCCTGTATGTGGACGATGAGGATAAAGCTCTCCATTATTTCCGGCAAATGTTCGAGGATGAATTCGTCATCCACACGGCCAATAACGCTGCTGATGGCTACCGTATCCTGGAGGCCTATGGCTCCCAGATCGGCGTCCTCCTGACGGACCAACGCATGCCCGGTGAAAGCGGCGTGGAGCTGATGGACCGCGCTCGCAAGCTCCATCCCAATCTCGTCCGCATCCTCGTCACCGCGTTTACCGACTACCAGACCGCCGTCCGTGCCGTCAACGAAGGCCGCGCTTACCGTTACCTGCACAAGCCCCTGGACCCGGAGCAGCTCGCCACTGTGCTCCGTCAGGGCATGGAGTATTATCACACCCTCCAGGAGCGCGAAAACCTGCTCACCCAAAATGCGGAGCACATCCGCAGCACCCTCATGGCGGACCGCGTGGCCGGCATGGGCATCATGGCGGAGGGGTTGAACCATCACCTCCGCAATGCCCTCACCGTCGTCCGCGCCTTCATTGACCTAGCCCCGATGAAGCTGATGGAAGAAATCGAAGGCCGTCCCCCACGCGACCCCAACTTCTGGGTGGAAACTCAGCACCAGGCCCAGGCCCAGATTGAGCGCATCCAGACACTCCTCAATCACCTCGCCCACGCTTCCCATTCCAGGAAACTCGTCCGTGAGGACACCATCGACCTCAGCGTCCTTCTGGAAGAAATGCTAGGCACTTACCTCGCCCATTTCCAGGAACGCAACATCCGGGTCGAGTTCGATATCTCTCCCGACCTCCCTCCCCTGCTCGTCCATGGGGAGCGCTTCCGCCAGCTCTGGCGTCTCATCTTGATTGAAGAAATCACCCATCTCCAGACCGGGGACAGGGTGCTCATCCGGGCCACCCGGGAAAAAGACCCCACCGGCCAGGACCAGGCCGTCATGGTCCTCAGTGACAACGGTGCCTGGGGAGCACAGGATCGTGCCGCAAATCTGTTCGATCCATTCTTTACCCGCAGTCGCAAGCCGGATGACTTTGGCGTCAACATGATGGCCTGTTACGTCACCCTCCACCTCCACGGAGGCAGCATTGAAGCCAAGCGCCTGGAACCCCAGGGACTGGAACTCACCATGCGCTTACCTCTGGATCCCACCCAGAGCACTCAGGAGGCCGACGATTTTTTTCTTCGCGCCACCCAGCATGAGCAGCGGTGGCAGAAACGCGAAGAACTGGCCGCTTAA
- a CDS encoding DUF2306 domain-containing protein, which yields MLSKPKVAIVARVGLCLALAWFSWLMLRITLGYYPLRDDAGFLQIKQQYLAIDHWRMAFWIHVFTSMFALLAGFTQFFPAILRKAPHVHRWMGKLYVLNVCFVTGPASLVMAFYANGGWTSRLAFILLALGWILTTTAAWRYACQRKWMAHQEWMMRSYALTLSALTLRAWKVTLVLFFEPRPMDLYRIVAWLGFIPNLLIAEWLIRRWRAARKPPEPGTPSSNVAKGTDHSL from the coding sequence ATGTTATCCAAGCCAAAAGTTGCCATTGTAGCCCGTGTAGGGCTGTGTCTGGCGCTGGCCTGGTTTTCATGGCTGATGTTGCGCATCACTCTCGGTTATTATCCCCTCCGGGATGATGCTGGTTTTCTCCAGATCAAGCAGCAGTATCTGGCCATTGACCATTGGCGGATGGCCTTCTGGATTCATGTTTTCACCAGCATGTTTGCCCTGCTGGCGGGCTTCACGCAGTTCTTCCCGGCGATTCTACGCAAAGCCCCTCATGTCCACCGCTGGATGGGAAAGCTTTATGTCCTGAATGTCTGTTTTGTGACGGGGCCTGCCAGCTTAGTCATGGCTTTTTATGCCAATGGCGGCTGGACATCCAGGCTCGCCTTTATCCTCCTGGCCCTCGGCTGGATACTCACCACCACTGCCGCTTGGCGCTATGCCTGCCAGCGGAAATGGATGGCCCACCAGGAATGGATGATGCGCAGTTATGCCCTGACTTTATCCGCCCTCACTCTGCGGGCCTGGAAGGTCACGCTGGTATTGTTTTTTGAGCCCCGGCCGATGGATCTATACCGCATCGTGGCTTGGCTGGGGTTTATCCCCAATTTATTGATCGCTGAATGGCTGATCCGCCGCTGGCGGGCCGCTCGCAAGCCCCCCGAGCCGGGCACCCCATCTTCAAACGTTGCAAAAGGTACGGATCACAGTTTATAG
- a CDS encoding HAD family hydrolase, with the protein MIRNLILDWSGTLADDLGAVVAATNRVLHHYDKPAFTREQFREVFQLPYTEFYRHILPDVPLADLQALYLEHFPNEDQHAVPMIEHAEGFLEFAAATGRRMFICSSAPMEHVLAQAETNGVAHYFKHYHCGIIDKCAHVHHLLRQHHLLPQETAFIGDMRHDILAGRAGGLTTIATATGYESVSTLMTADPDILVKNLSALTLLMHSPTIPA; encoded by the coding sequence ATGATTCGCAATCTCATTCTGGACTGGTCAGGCACCCTGGCGGATGACCTGGGCGCGGTGGTGGCTGCGACCAACCGGGTGCTTCATCATTACGACAAGCCTGCTTTTACTCGCGAGCAGTTTCGTGAGGTCTTCCAGCTTCCTTATACCGAATTTTACCGGCACATCCTGCCGGACGTGCCGCTGGCGGATCTCCAGGCGCTTTATCTGGAGCATTTCCCCAATGAGGACCAGCATGCCGTGCCGATGATCGAGCATGCGGAGGGCTTTTTGGAATTCGCCGCGGCCACTGGTCGCCGCATGTTTATTTGCAGCAGTGCGCCCATGGAGCATGTGCTGGCGCAGGCGGAGACCAATGGGGTGGCCCATTACTTCAAGCATTATCACTGCGGCATCATTGATAAATGCGCTCACGTCCATCACCTGCTTCGTCAGCATCATCTGCTGCCGCAGGAGACAGCCTTCATTGGCGATATGCGTCATGACATCCTGGCGGGCCGGGCAGGGGGGCTCACCACCATCGCCACTGCCACAGGGTATGAATCCGTCTCCACTCTCATGACGGCGGATCCGGACATCTTGGTGAAAAATCTGTCCGCTTTGACACTGCTCATGCATTCGCCGACAATCCCCGCATGA
- a CDS encoding dihydroneopterin aldolase — MTSPAPDAIHLQGLDLPVQIGVPEEERAAWQTLQADITLGLGSRFEEMQDDLSRTVDYSAVALRLRQLAAERPRQLIETLAAEMAQCILSEFGVNTATITLRKRILPGCDYVAVSLSRP; from the coding sequence ATGACCTCTCCCGCCCCAGATGCCATCCACCTTCAGGGTCTGGACCTGCCTGTACAAATCGGCGTGCCGGAGGAGGAGCGCGCGGCCTGGCAGACCCTGCAGGCGGATATCACCCTGGGATTAGGCTCACGTTTTGAGGAAATGCAGGACGATCTGTCCCGCACGGTGGATTATTCCGCCGTAGCCCTGCGCCTGCGCCAGCTCGCCGCAGAGCGGCCCCGGCAGCTCATTGAGACGTTGGCCGCCGAGATGGCCCAGTGCATCCTCAGCGAATTTGGCGTAAATACGGCCACGATTACCCTTCGCAAGCGTATCTTACCTGGCTGCGATTATGTGGCCGTAAGTCTTTCCCGACCGTGA
- a CDS encoding DUF1802 family protein gives MKTDLPLSSAGFKEWAYVCDSLVQGVQSLILRKGGIHEGRGGFEWKHRQFFLFPTWFHTQSERLTWSPEGATSFPPEEERTSVDIDGYATLEQVWKVTDWAQMEAIAPLHIWKEEIVKERFVYDDESCLHVALVRAYKLPERWSFPYSKSYGGCRSWVNLPEEGLALAAAAVPAMNDEAWNETAGKLRAVLGDS, from the coding sequence TTGAAAACTGATCTACCTCTTTCGTCTGCGGGCTTCAAGGAATGGGCCTATGTGTGTGATTCCCTGGTGCAGGGCGTTCAGTCGCTGATCCTGCGCAAGGGTGGAATCCATGAAGGGCGGGGTGGCTTTGAATGGAAGCACCGGCAGTTTTTCCTGTTTCCCACCTGGTTTCATACCCAGTCGGAACGGCTGACTTGGTCGCCAGAAGGGGCCACGTCGTTTCCGCCTGAGGAAGAGCGGACGAGTGTGGACATCGACGGGTATGCCACCCTGGAACAGGTGTGGAAAGTCACGGACTGGGCACAGATGGAGGCCATCGCTCCGCTGCATATTTGGAAAGAGGAGATCGTGAAAGAGCGCTTCGTTTACGATGACGAAAGCTGCCTGCATGTGGCGCTGGTGCGTGCGTATAAGCTGCCGGAGCGTTGGAGCTTCCCGTATTCAAAAAGCTACGGTGGCTGCCGTTCCTGGGTGAACCTGCCTGAGGAAGGGCTGGCCCTGGCTGCCGCTGCCGTGCCTGCGATGAATGATGAGGCCTGGAATGAAACGGCTGGGAAACTGCGTGCCGTGCTGGGGGATTCGTGA
- a CDS encoding rhodanese-like domain-containing protein, whose product MQPAELPLEVSVDDTHYLMDRPGAVKPRLVDCREEDEWQICRIQGAELVPLSQFGELAAQRFSDPAEHIIIYCHHGMRSQRAANWLRQHGFKQAQSMRGGIDVWADLVEPEMARY is encoded by the coding sequence ATGCAGCCAGCGGAACTGCCCCTCGAAGTGAGTGTGGATGATACCCACTACCTCATGGACCGCCCTGGAGCGGTAAAACCGAGGCTGGTGGACTGCCGGGAAGAGGATGAATGGCAGATCTGCCGCATCCAGGGTGCGGAGCTGGTGCCGCTATCCCAGTTCGGCGAACTGGCAGCGCAGCGCTTTTCCGATCCGGCGGAGCACATCATCATTTACTGTCATCACGGGATGCGCAGTCAGCGGGCGGCGAATTGGTTGCGGCAGCATGGCTTCAAGCAGGCGCAGTCCATGCGCGGCGGCATCGATGTCTGGGCGGACCTGGTGGAGCCTGAAATGGCGCGCTATTGA
- a CDS encoding L,D-transpeptidase — MTPAAIRLLALGCLAVLLASCVSPSGSSSGQTQYLEAFASNTVPHSALYNQDMDSYWDGDGMSGAPSIVIDISDQKAYFYKGSSLAGVSALSTGDERHPTTLGKFKITQKDQWHKSNLYGDFVDAGGNVVVANVDVTKDKAPPGTRFEGSKMHHFMRFVGGIGMHEGFLPGYPASHGCVRMPPHMAAIFYNNVTQGTPVTVRP; from the coding sequence ATGACCCCCGCTGCTATTCGTTTGCTCGCCCTCGGTTGTTTGGCGGTGCTCCTCGCCTCCTGTGTTTCCCCGTCCGGCTCCTCAAGCGGTCAGACGCAGTATTTGGAGGCATTCGCTTCCAATACGGTGCCGCATTCGGCCCTGTATAACCAGGACATGGACTCCTACTGGGATGGTGACGGGATGTCCGGTGCACCGAGCATCGTGATCGATATCAGTGACCAGAAGGCTTATTTTTATAAAGGCAGCTCCCTGGCCGGGGTTTCGGCTCTATCCACCGGGGATGAGCGGCACCCGACGACGCTGGGCAAATTCAAGATCACGCAGAAGGACCAGTGGCATAAGTCCAACCTGTATGGAGACTTTGTGGACGCGGGCGGCAATGTGGTGGTGGCCAACGTGGATGTGACGAAGGACAAGGCACCTCCTGGAACACGATTCGAAGGTTCCAAGATGCATCATTTCATGCGCTTCGTGGGTGGCATCGGCATGCATGAGGGGTTCCTCCCTGGCTATCCGGCCTCCCATGGCTGCGTGCGTATGCCCCCGCACATGGCGGCGATTTTTTATAACAACGTGACCCAGGGCACCCCGGTCACTGTGCGGCCCTGA
- a CDS encoding sugar phosphate isomerase/epimerase family protein, with translation MAKIEFGSQVYTWFMQGTGKGYDNKLDHMIEVASKAGFTGIEPMVLEISESALGCGKYWLGDFCDPVRLKDALQKYNMKLAGLALVCAWDAEEETPAEKEAADFTLNLLKHFPGAMLGTVTLPSGRKNDLQRRRLNVARNVNNVSKRAADLGIKASYHPNSPPASIVRTQEDYDVVLSSLDPKVTGWTPDVGHIIRGGMDVIATLNKWQHLVNHIHYKDFSGDGPEPWAQMGTGKLDFHKITEWLVSRDYEGWIICEDEAHVAVEDPDGVTLQNGEWCKDNLHPIVA, from the coding sequence ATGGCAAAAATCGAATTTGGCTCCCAGGTCTATACCTGGTTCATGCAGGGTACCGGCAAGGGCTATGATAATAAACTGGACCACATGATCGAAGTCGCCTCGAAGGCGGGCTTCACAGGCATTGAGCCAATGGTGCTCGAAATCTCCGAAAGCGCCCTGGGCTGCGGCAAATACTGGCTGGGGGATTTCTGCGATCCAGTGCGCCTGAAGGATGCGCTGCAAAAGTATAACATGAAACTGGCCGGCCTGGCCCTGGTCTGCGCCTGGGATGCCGAAGAAGAAACCCCTGCGGAAAAGGAAGCTGCAGATTTCACCCTGAACCTGCTGAAGCATTTCCCCGGTGCCATGCTGGGTACCGTGACCCTGCCGAGTGGCCGCAAGAACGACCTGCAACGCCGCCGCCTGAACGTGGCCCGCAACGTCAACAACGTCTCCAAGCGTGCAGCGGATCTGGGCATCAAGGCCTCCTACCATCCCAACAGCCCCCCAGCGTCCATCGTGCGCACGCAGGAAGACTACGATGTGGTGCTCAGCAGCCTGGACCCCAAGGTCACCGGCTGGACCCCCGATGTGGGTCACATCATCCGTGGTGGAATGGACGTCATCGCGACCCTGAACAAGTGGCAGCACTTGGTGAACCACATCCATTACAAGGACTTCTCCGGCGACGGTCCTGAGCCATGGGCACAGATGGGCACCGGCAAGCTGGACTTCCACAAGATCACCGAATGGCTCGTGTCCCGCGACTATGAAGGCTGGATCATCTGCGAAGATGAAGCCCACGTAGCCGTGGAAGATCCCGATGGTGTGACCCTGCAAAACGGCGAGTGGTGCAAGGACAACCTGCACCCCATCGTGGCGTAA
- a CDS encoding peptidylprolyl isomerase, producing MALIINGEEIDDEVIEGEFRNVKGHYERMLQVSCCERDQEFRGYAKDNLISRVLLNQESVRRFPTVEEAEVTARLEKLIAEAGGETQFYMNIGMPYKDEAVVRENVQGGVRLDKMLGDVYGPEPVFSEEELHAAYERDLPLYMTEEMIQVAHITKNLQGAQSRTEVFKTMRDLRTQLLAGADFMKLAEENRADDQQQIDLGWFKRGEFMEEFEVIAFSMGEGEISPVFTTQLGFHLCTVRGRKTPEAIPYAAVKEAVRQRLLEAHKDAKFNELIAKLKSEAKIEDTEPEEGGH from the coding sequence ATGGCACTGATCATTAACGGCGAAGAAATCGACGACGAAGTCATTGAGGGAGAATTCCGCAATGTGAAGGGGCACTATGAACGCATGCTGCAAGTGTCCTGCTGTGAGCGGGACCAGGAGTTCCGGGGTTATGCCAAGGACAACCTGATTTCACGCGTGTTGCTGAACCAGGAATCCGTGCGCCGATTCCCCACCGTGGAGGAGGCTGAGGTGACAGCCCGGCTGGAAAAACTGATCGCTGAGGCAGGTGGCGAGACGCAGTTTTACATGAATATCGGCATGCCGTACAAGGATGAGGCCGTGGTACGGGAAAACGTGCAAGGCGGCGTGCGCCTGGACAAAATGCTGGGGGATGTCTATGGCCCGGAGCCAGTATTCAGCGAGGAGGAATTGCATGCAGCCTATGAGCGGGACCTGCCACTGTACATGACGGAGGAGATGATCCAGGTGGCCCACATCACGAAGAATCTGCAGGGCGCACAAAGCCGGACAGAGGTCTTCAAGACCATGCGTGACCTCCGCACCCAATTGCTGGCCGGGGCGGATTTCATGAAACTCGCGGAGGAAAACCGGGCGGATGACCAGCAGCAGATCGACCTGGGCTGGTTCAAGCGTGGAGAGTTCATGGAGGAGTTTGAAGTCATCGCCTTTTCCATGGGGGAAGGAGAGATCAGCCCTGTCTTCACCACCCAGCTAGGCTTTCACCTGTGCACCGTGCGTGGCCGCAAGACCCCGGAGGCCATCCCCTATGCAGCCGTGAAAGAAGCCGTGCGCCAGCGCCTGCTGGAGGCGCACAAAGATGCGAAGTTTAACGAACTCATCGCCAAGCTGAAATCTGAAGCAAAGATCGAAGACACCGAGCCTGAGGAAGGCGGGCACTGA
- a CDS encoding metallophosphoesterase, which produces MNRRRALQTLFCSSAALSLNLRNQAYAAVAPEAIHLLAIGDFGTGGQDQKNVAQAMQKYVADQKIKPAGLWFIGDNVYGPTYEETENSDGKSIKNKDKTQEKKEPKKSFTVKSRRWKDEIEDMYPVSVFPGPQWAVLGNHDYHDNEGGEKVQLAYAKEKGVRWHMPEKWYRVDLGSPKPLVTFLAVDTNFESISGGKSRKTGKKQTHMSAKEEEKQHEWLKAELAKPRAPFTVVVGHHPLYSNGSHRDTQPLIEKWGDLFQEQKVHAYLCGHDHDLQHLELEGKFTSFILSGGGGARIRKLTNTERKMPYGLDINGFTHLQIQPDSLTFTHHGLDGGVLHRFAKKLDGSVVM; this is translated from the coding sequence ATGAACCGCCGTCGCGCCCTTCAGACCCTTTTTTGCTCCAGTGCTGCCCTGTCCCTGAACCTGCGCAACCAGGCCTATGCCGCCGTCGCGCCGGAAGCGATTCACCTCCTCGCCATTGGGGATTTCGGCACCGGTGGGCAGGACCAGAAAAACGTCGCCCAGGCCATGCAGAAATACGTGGCGGATCAAAAAATCAAACCCGCCGGCCTTTGGTTCATCGGTGACAATGTTTACGGCCCCACCTACGAGGAAACTGAAAACTCCGACGGCAAGAGCATCAAAAACAAGGACAAGACCCAGGAGAAGAAAGAGCCTAAAAAGAGCTTCACCGTCAAGTCCCGGCGCTGGAAGGACGAGATCGAAGACATGTATCCCGTCTCCGTTTTCCCCGGCCCGCAGTGGGCCGTCCTTGGCAATCACGACTACCACGACAACGAAGGTGGTGAAAAGGTCCAGCTAGCCTATGCCAAAGAAAAAGGCGTGCGCTGGCACATGCCAGAAAAATGGTACCGCGTGGACCTCGGCAGCCCGAAACCCCTGGTCACATTCCTCGCCGTGGACACCAATTTCGAGTCCATCAGCGGAGGCAAAAGCAGGAAAACCGGCAAAAAGCAAACGCACATGAGCGCCAAGGAGGAGGAAAAGCAGCACGAATGGCTCAAGGCCGAGCTCGCCAAACCGCGCGCGCCCTTCACCGTCGTCGTCGGCCATCACCCGCTTTATTCCAATGGCAGCCACCGGGATACCCAGCCCCTCATCGAAAAATGGGGAGACCTCTTTCAGGAACAAAAAGTCCACGCCTACCTCTGCGGCCATGACCACGACCTCCAGCACCTGGAGCTGGAGGGCAAATTCACCTCCTTCATCCTCTCCGGCGGTGGCGGTGCCCGCATCCGCAAGCTGACCAACACCGAGCGCAAGATGCCCTACGGCCTGGACATCAATGGCTTCACCCACCTCCAGATTCAGCCGGATTCACTCACCTTCACCCATCACGGTCTCGACGGCGGCGTCCTCCATCGTTTTGCCAAAAAGCTCGACGGCAGCGTGGTGATGTGA
- a CDS encoding DUF2237 family protein, giving the protein MPTNVLGQELQCCCRQPMTGFYRDGYCRTGAGDTGLHTVCVQVTAEFLEFSRAHGNDLSTPSLQWDFPGLQPGDRWCLCVTRWKEAFDAGVAPPVCLEATHSSAIEWVNLEDLQAHAIAEEG; this is encoded by the coding sequence ATGCCCACGAACGTCCTCGGCCAAGAATTGCAATGCTGCTGCCGCCAGCCTATGACCGGCTTTTACCGGGACGGCTACTGCCGCACAGGCGCAGGAGATACTGGCCTGCACACCGTGTGCGTACAGGTCACGGCTGAGTTTCTGGAATTTTCCCGCGCTCATGGCAACGACCTTTCCACCCCATCCCTCCAATGGGACTTTCCCGGCCTCCAGCCTGGGGACCGCTGGTGCCTCTGCGTCACTCGCTGGAAAGAAGCTTTTGACGCCGGCGTCGCCCCGCCGGTTTGCCTCGAAGCCACTCATTCATCGGCCATCGAATGGGTGAATCTCGAAGACCTTCAGGCGCACGCCATCGCTGAGGAAGGTTGA
- a CDS encoding YARHG domain-containing protein, with product MIILTAMLGLTCANPASAQAPDNADVQTADTQAAAAIGTYVGMFGPHKITVSIEKIVGRTVLGYSVVTGNERAFSGSWQTVAEGISFIGKEPGDHPEDGVFNLSFNATNKTLAGRWDANDKKKPSVDLSLKARKFKYDPSAGEYAQASSRVLKEKDVENLTQAELRLMRNEIYARHGYSFIIQDMQEHFAKVDWYMPVALDVADRLTPLEAKNAALIKRYESYSSEYYDKFGR from the coding sequence TTGATCATACTGACCGCAATGCTGGGACTGACATGCGCTAACCCGGCATCTGCCCAGGCTCCAGACAATGCCGATGTACAGACTGCGGATACCCAGGCAGCGGCTGCGATCGGAACCTATGTGGGCATGTTCGGCCCTCACAAGATCACCGTCAGCATTGAGAAAATCGTCGGGCGGACGGTCTTGGGATACAGCGTGGTTACGGGCAATGAGCGTGCTTTCAGTGGTTCCTGGCAGACGGTGGCGGAGGGTATCTCTTTCATCGGCAAGGAGCCAGGGGATCATCCAGAGGACGGGGTCTTTAACCTGTCTTTCAATGCCACCAACAAAACTCTGGCTGGCCGCTGGGATGCAAATGACAAAAAGAAACCTTCCGTGGACCTGAGTCTAAAGGCGAGGAAGTTTAAATATGACCCGTCAGCCGGGGAATACGCCCAGGCTTCCTCCCGAGTGCTCAAAGAGAAAGATGTGGAAAACCTGACCCAGGCTGAGCTGCGGCTGATGCGCAATGAGATCTATGCCCGGCATGGTTACTCGTTCATCATTCAGGACATGCAGGAGCACTTCGCCAAAGTGGACTGGTATATGCCCGTGGCCCTGGATGTGGCCGACCGGCTGACCCCTTTGGAAGCCAAAAATGCCGCCTTGATCAAGCGCTACGAAAGTTACTCCTCGGAGTACTATGACAAATTCGGCCGCTAA
- a CDS encoding sigma-70 family RNA polymerase sigma factor, with product MSDPPMGGLLEESRDSDRAISGRMETPTDQPPVNSSAAEDRALVERAQAGDTRAFDELVRKYTPKLYGLVYNMTSNREDTADLLQDIFAKAYRSLKRFMGKSSFYTWIYSISVNMTLNFLKKRGRHAKISLDDVDSGIHNDPDFISITTANRDTVREVNIHELQKRLNTAMMKLSEDHRTVVTLYDVQGLQHNEISKILGVSEGTVRSRLFYAHRLLQTYLEDFVK from the coding sequence TTGTCTGATCCCCCGATGGGTGGTTTGCTTGAGGAATCACGCGATTCGGATCGTGCGATCAGTGGACGCATGGAGACCCCGACGGATCAGCCCCCAGTCAATAGCAGCGCAGCGGAAGACCGCGCGCTTGTCGAGCGTGCCCAGGCAGGGGATACCCGCGCCTTTGATGAGCTGGTGCGCAAATACACCCCCAAGCTGTACGGTCTGGTGTATAACATGACCTCCAACCGCGAGGATACCGCCGACCTCCTCCAGGACATTTTTGCCAAGGCTTATCGCTCCCTGAAGCGGTTCATGGGGAAATCCTCTTTTTATACCTGGATCTATTCGATCTCGGTGAACATGACCCTGAATTTCCTCAAAAAACGGGGGCGTCATGCCAAAATCAGCCTGGATGATGTGGACAGCGGCATCCATAACGACCCGGATTTCATCAGCATCACCACCGCCAATCGCGACACTGTACGCGAGGTGAACATCCATGAGCTGCAAAAAAGATTGAACACAGCTATGATGAAGCTGTCAGAAGACCACCGCACCGTAGTCACGCTCTACGACGTCCAGGGACTTCAGCACAACGAGATCAGCAAGATTCTCGGTGTGTCCGAAGGAACTGTGAGGTCCAGACTTTTCTACGCACACCGGCTCCTCCAAACATACTTGGAAGATTTCGTAAAGTGA
- a CDS encoding D-alanyl-D-alanine carboxypeptidase family protein, giving the protein MLAPLSRFLLVSCSGLLITLLSACSSPSPQRTVRHMGGGDFSSNTGYVQAAYPIASPAAYVPATYHPGWDVEAAPQLIATSGSPAIHAAAYLLIDAHTGRHLASKNAESARAVASTQKLVTALVILDAGNLDKPVTVTAADVKVEPTCLGLRPGEVYTRRHLLYAFLIKSCNDVANVLARDNAGSISAFAGKMNAKARSLGCSNSNFKNPHGLTVSGQYSTARDMARISMAAYRNPIIRDAVRRSYYTFRRNNGNTVTLKSTNNLLGNMPECNGMKTGYTVASGRCLISTASYRGRDVILVQLGTQTKYIWDDGRALMSWGLQRAKGGSLTASR; this is encoded by the coding sequence ATGCTCGCACCCCTTTCTCGCTTCCTTCTGGTCTCCTGCTCGGGACTTTTGATCACCCTCCTGTCGGCTTGCTCCAGCCCCAGTCCGCAGCGGACCGTGCGCCACATGGGCGGAGGGGATTTCAGCAGCAATACCGGGTATGTCCAGGCTGCTTACCCCATTGCCTCCCCAGCTGCTTACGTCCCGGCCACTTATCATCCCGGGTGGGACGTGGAGGCCGCTCCGCAGCTCATCGCCACCTCGGGCAGCCCAGCCATCCATGCGGCGGCTTACCTGCTCATCGATGCGCACACCGGGAGGCACTTGGCCTCCAAGAATGCGGAATCTGCACGCGCTGTGGCCAGCACTCAAAAGCTGGTCACCGCATTAGTCATCCTGGATGCGGGTAACCTGGATAAACCGGTCACTGTCACTGCCGCCGATGTGAAGGTGGAGCCGACCTGCCTGGGCCTGCGTCCGGGGGAAGTCTATACCCGCCGCCACCTGCTGTATGCCTTCCTCATCAAAAGCTGCAACGATGTGGCCAATGTGCTGGCCAGGGATAATGCTGGCAGCATCAGCGCCTTTGCCGGTAAAATGAATGCCAAGGCCCGCTCCCTGGGCTGCTCAAATTCCAATTTCAAAAACCCTCACGGCCTCACCGTCAGCGGTCAATATTCCACCGCCCGGGACATGGCCCGCATCTCCATGGCCGCCTACCGCAACCCCATCATCCGGGATGCCGTGCGCAGGTCATATTACACCTTCCGCAGAAACAATGGCAATACGGTCACCCTCAAGAGCACCAACAATCTCCTGGGCAACATGCCTGAGTGCAACGGGATGAAAACGGGTTATACCGTGGCCAGCGGCCGCTGCCTTATTTCCACAGCCAGCTATCGCGGGCGGGATGTCATCCTTGTCCAGTTAGGCACGCAGACCAAATACATCTGGGACGATGGCCGTGCGCTTATGTCCTGGGGTCTTCAGCGCGCCAAGGGCGGGAGCCTCACCGCCTCCCGGTAA